From one Bombus huntii isolate Logan2020A chromosome 17, iyBomHunt1.1, whole genome shotgun sequence genomic stretch:
- the LOC126874984 gene encoding lysophospholipid acyltransferase 5 isoform X1, with translation MSSSMLLSLSETLNTSEAALRLLISIFLGLPIALLHRYTLYGKCPVFQHIFFATCGVLICLWNYGLNILHSAAAMYVTYRVLKRLGGTSLSVVIIFVFNMAHLLCGYYMTSTDDYDIKWTMPQCVLTLRLIGLAFNLLDGQKPEEKLSASQKQVALKEQPTFLEIAAFAYFPGSFLVGPQFSMKRYLDYVNGRYTMIDTNTFSMKEEIELLDCIIPGISRMFVGFIYLIFYQLGTSYIPNQYLLSAEFREQTFLKRLFTIGFWGHFNLYKYISCWLLAEGVCTTFGLTYNGKDEKGRPLWNGCENVKLLKFETATQFNDYILSFNINTNNWCAEYIYKRLKFLGSKIYSQFFTLAFLAVWHGLHSGYYVCFFLEFIIMYAEKDLSQILKRQQKLQSLLNSRPELQILTWILMHMYTFIFMGYCLVCFTFLSYPRYHQVYFSIYYCGHIIYLSYPLISLLVKISFLKKRSKKFEQ, from the exons GATTACCCATCGCCCTTCTTCACAGATATACTTTGTACGGAAAATGTCCAGTTTTTCAACATATATTTTTTGCAACCTGTGGCGTTTTGATTTGCTTGTGGAATTAtg GGCTCAATATACTTCACTCAGCTGCAGCAATGTATGTCACATATCGCGTCTTAAAACGCCTTGGTGGTACCTCTTTATCTGTTGTCATTATTTTTGTCTTCAATATGGCTCATCTTCTATGCG GATATTATATGACAAGTACAGATGATTATGACATAAAATGGACTATGCCACAGTGTGTATTAACTCTGCGATTAATTGGTCTTGCGTTCAATTTGCTGGACGGTCAAAAACCCGAG GAAAAATTGTCTGCATCGCAGAAACAAGTGGCCTTGAAAGAACAACCAACGTTTTTAGAGATTGCAGCATTTGCATATTTTCCAGGATCGTTTCTCGTTGGGCCACAATTTAGCATGAAAAGGTACTTAGACTATGTAAATGGACGATATACGATGATCGATACGAATACT ttCTCTATGAAAGAAGAAATTGAACTTCTTGATTGTATCATTCCTGGTATTTCTCGAATGTTTGTCGGATTTATATACTTGATATTCTATCAATTAGGGACTTCATACATTCCCAATCAATATCTATTGAGTGCAGAATTCCGAGAACAGACATTCTTGAAACGTCTTTTTACGATTGGCTTTTGGGGTCATTTCaatctgtataaatatatttcttgttGGTTATTAGCTGAAGGG gtTTGTACAACTTTTGGTCTAACTTATAATGGAAAGGATGAGAAAGGTCGTCCTCTGTGGAATGGTTGTGAAAAtgttaaattgttaaaatttgaaacagcAACTCAGTTTAATGATTatatcttatcatttaatataaACACTAATAATTGGTGTGCggaatatatttacaagagGTTGAAATTTCTGGGATCGAAAATATATAGTCAGTTTTTCACCCTGGCTTTTCTCGCAGTTTGGCATGGACTTCATTCAGGATACTATGTATGCTTCTTCCTCGAGTTTATTATCATGTATGCTGAAAAAGAC TTATCTCAAATATTGAAGAGACAACAGAAATTACAAAGCTTACTAAACAGTCGTCCAGAACTTCAAATTCTCACATGGATTCTTATGCACATGtacacatttatttttatggGTTATTGTCTTGTTTGTTTTACATTTTTGTCATACCCTCGTTATCATCAGGTTtacttttctatttattattgtGGTCATATAATATATCTCTCTTATCCACTGATTTCACTACttgttaaaatatcttttctcAAAAAGCGGTCTAAAAAGTTTGAACAgtaa
- the LOC126874984 gene encoding lysophospholipid acyltransferase 5 isoform X2, whose product MYVTYRVLKRLGGTSLSVVIIFVFNMAHLLCGYYMTSTDDYDIKWTMPQCVLTLRLIGLAFNLLDGQKPEEKLSASQKQVALKEQPTFLEIAAFAYFPGSFLVGPQFSMKRYLDYVNGRYTMIDTNTFSMKEEIELLDCIIPGISRMFVGFIYLIFYQLGTSYIPNQYLLSAEFREQTFLKRLFTIGFWGHFNLYKYISCWLLAEGVCTTFGLTYNGKDEKGRPLWNGCENVKLLKFETATQFNDYILSFNINTNNWCAEYIYKRLKFLGSKIYSQFFTLAFLAVWHGLHSGYYVCFFLEFIIMYAEKDLSQILKRQQKLQSLLNSRPELQILTWILMHMYTFIFMGYCLVCFTFLSYPRYHQVYFSIYYCGHIIYLSYPLISLLVKISFLKKRSKKFEQ is encoded by the exons ATGTATGTCACATATCGCGTCTTAAAACGCCTTGGTGGTACCTCTTTATCTGTTGTCATTATTTTTGTCTTCAATATGGCTCATCTTCTATGCG GATATTATATGACAAGTACAGATGATTATGACATAAAATGGACTATGCCACAGTGTGTATTAACTCTGCGATTAATTGGTCTTGCGTTCAATTTGCTGGACGGTCAAAAACCCGAG GAAAAATTGTCTGCATCGCAGAAACAAGTGGCCTTGAAAGAACAACCAACGTTTTTAGAGATTGCAGCATTTGCATATTTTCCAGGATCGTTTCTCGTTGGGCCACAATTTAGCATGAAAAGGTACTTAGACTATGTAAATGGACGATATACGATGATCGATACGAATACT ttCTCTATGAAAGAAGAAATTGAACTTCTTGATTGTATCATTCCTGGTATTTCTCGAATGTTTGTCGGATTTATATACTTGATATTCTATCAATTAGGGACTTCATACATTCCCAATCAATATCTATTGAGTGCAGAATTCCGAGAACAGACATTCTTGAAACGTCTTTTTACGATTGGCTTTTGGGGTCATTTCaatctgtataaatatatttcttgttGGTTATTAGCTGAAGGG gtTTGTACAACTTTTGGTCTAACTTATAATGGAAAGGATGAGAAAGGTCGTCCTCTGTGGAATGGTTGTGAAAAtgttaaattgttaaaatttgaaacagcAACTCAGTTTAATGATTatatcttatcatttaatataaACACTAATAATTGGTGTGCggaatatatttacaagagGTTGAAATTTCTGGGATCGAAAATATATAGTCAGTTTTTCACCCTGGCTTTTCTCGCAGTTTGGCATGGACTTCATTCAGGATACTATGTATGCTTCTTCCTCGAGTTTATTATCATGTATGCTGAAAAAGAC TTATCTCAAATATTGAAGAGACAACAGAAATTACAAAGCTTACTAAACAGTCGTCCAGAACTTCAAATTCTCACATGGATTCTTATGCACATGtacacatttatttttatggGTTATTGTCTTGTTTGTTTTACATTTTTGTCATACCCTCGTTATCATCAGGTTtacttttctatttattattgtGGTCATATAATATATCTCTCTTATCCACTGATTTCACTACttgttaaaatatcttttctcAAAAAGCGGTCTAAAAAGTTTGAACAgtaa
- the LOC126874984 gene encoding lysophospholipid acyltransferase 5 isoform X3, translating into MSSSMLLSLSETLNTSEAALRLLISIFLGLPIALLHRYTLYGKCPVFQHIFFATCGVLICLWNYGLNILHSAAAMYVTYRVLKRLGGTSLSVVIIFVFNMAHLLCGYYMTSTDDYDIKWTMPQCVLTLRLIGLAFNLLDGQKPEEKLSASQKQVALKEQPTFLEIAAFAYFPGSFLVGPQFSMKRYLDYVNGRYTMIDTNTVCTTFGLTYNGKDEKGRPLWNGCENVKLLKFETATQFNDYILSFNINTNNWCAEYIYKRLKFLGSKIYSQFFTLAFLAVWHGLHSGYYVCFFLEFIIMYAEKDLSQILKRQQKLQSLLNSRPELQILTWILMHMYTFIFMGYCLVCFTFLSYPRYHQVYFSIYYCGHIIYLSYPLISLLVKISFLKKRSKKFEQ; encoded by the exons GATTACCCATCGCCCTTCTTCACAGATATACTTTGTACGGAAAATGTCCAGTTTTTCAACATATATTTTTTGCAACCTGTGGCGTTTTGATTTGCTTGTGGAATTAtg GGCTCAATATACTTCACTCAGCTGCAGCAATGTATGTCACATATCGCGTCTTAAAACGCCTTGGTGGTACCTCTTTATCTGTTGTCATTATTTTTGTCTTCAATATGGCTCATCTTCTATGCG GATATTATATGACAAGTACAGATGATTATGACATAAAATGGACTATGCCACAGTGTGTATTAACTCTGCGATTAATTGGTCTTGCGTTCAATTTGCTGGACGGTCAAAAACCCGAG GAAAAATTGTCTGCATCGCAGAAACAAGTGGCCTTGAAAGAACAACCAACGTTTTTAGAGATTGCAGCATTTGCATATTTTCCAGGATCGTTTCTCGTTGGGCCACAATTTAGCATGAAAAGGTACTTAGACTATGTAAATGGACGATATACGATGATCGATACGAATACT gtTTGTACAACTTTTGGTCTAACTTATAATGGAAAGGATGAGAAAGGTCGTCCTCTGTGGAATGGTTGTGAAAAtgttaaattgttaaaatttgaaacagcAACTCAGTTTAATGATTatatcttatcatttaatataaACACTAATAATTGGTGTGCggaatatatttacaagagGTTGAAATTTCTGGGATCGAAAATATATAGTCAGTTTTTCACCCTGGCTTTTCTCGCAGTTTGGCATGGACTTCATTCAGGATACTATGTATGCTTCTTCCTCGAGTTTATTATCATGTATGCTGAAAAAGAC TTATCTCAAATATTGAAGAGACAACAGAAATTACAAAGCTTACTAAACAGTCGTCCAGAACTTCAAATTCTCACATGGATTCTTATGCACATGtacacatttatttttatggGTTATTGTCTTGTTTGTTTTACATTTTTGTCATACCCTCGTTATCATCAGGTTtacttttctatttattattgtGGTCATATAATATATCTCTCTTATCCACTGATTTCACTACttgttaaaatatcttttctcAAAAAGCGGTCTAAAAAGTTTGAACAgtaa